GTCAGGGCCTGCCACAGTGCACCGAAATACTGTGGATGGTCGTCGGGAAGGTCATCGAGCGTGGCTTCGAGTTCGTCGAGATGGTGTTGTTGGTCGCCAGTCTCCTGGACGGTCGCAGCCAGCGCGTTCATGAGGTGATAGCGGTGGACCGTCGAGAACTGGTGATAATGCGACTCGTGGGTCTCGAAGGCGATTTCGGTGGCCTGCTCGAGGAGTGCGTCATCACCCGAGAGGATCGCAGAGTAGAGATACTTCAGTAGGCGCATCCCGCCTTCGAAATCATCGGACAGTGACTCCCGACGCTGCCGGGTTTCGCGTGCACCTTTGTAGTACCACTCTGCGGACATCTGGAAGTCGGGAACTGCCTCTACACAGCTTCCCAACGCAAGTTTGTACAATCCAATTTTTTGACCCTTGGAACCGGCACTGAGATAGACCTTCGGGATGTTCTCTTCCGGCACCCGACCTTCTTCGAGCGACTCAAATGTGTATTCCCTAAGCCCCTGATATCGCTCTATTTTCTTTCGGATTTTCTCTTCTGATTTTAGCATCACTCGATCACCTCTTCAAGTTTGACGAGATGTACACGATCAATATCCATGTCGCCTTCGACAAGCGTTTCGAGTACCGTTAATTCGTTCTGTTCGTCATTCTGTACAATTACTAATTCGTCGTTTGTTCGGCCGTCAATTCTAGCTCTCTCTAATTCTTCACCAAGCTGTGTGAGATCTTCGTTTCCGCTATCGATCATCTCTTCGATCGTCGCGTCGACCCACTCGTTGGTCATTTGCGGGCCTTTGTCTGGCCGGTCGAACCACGCCGAGGAGTTCGAGACATTGCCACTGTCACTCTTGAACTTCGCTTCGATGATATGGTACTCGTCGGCGGTGTTATCATAGGCGACGATATCGAACCCTGGCGTCTGTGCATCGTCGAGGTATTCAATCTCGAGGCCGCGATCCTCGAGGAACTGCGGTCCTGCTTCTTCTTCAGCGATTGCACCCTTCTGACTCTTCGTTAAATTGGGCAGCTCACTGGAATCGACGCCGCCAGTCGTCGTTACCCACTGCTCGCTATCGTGTGGACAATCAACCTGCAGATCGATACCGAATCGGTCACCGTGGAACGTCGTCAGATCGGCCTCGCGTTCGATTTCGAGACTATCCATCTCGAGAGCTGATTCGTCGAAAACTGCTACTGTGAGTGTTCTCTGCTACTACTATCGAAAATAGTCTCTCCGAGCAATATTGGTTAGTTTAATTATACTATGGCGTCAACCAGATCTTCGGGGGTAAACTCACTATCGACGGTAATGCCGTAGCCGTTCTGCCTAGCGATGGTGAGCAATGCTGTTGCCTCGAGTGCCATGATGAGGTCGATAACGTTGTCTTCGTGGCGCTGGCGGTCGTGGTACTCGAGCATCAATTCGACCCCTCGTTTGAGCAGCGTCGTATTTTCTACGCCAATTCCACTCGCGAAGTCAGTGATTGCCTGACCGTAGAGTTGGTGGGGTCCTTCTTTACCTTCGTTAATATCGATAAGTCTGTCAATATGGTCATCGGCGACACGATCGAGAACGCTACCCGCGATACATTTAGAAGCATAGAACTTGTCGACAGGGAAGTCAATTGGTTCTTCGATATACTCGTGTGCTGGTAGTTCAGCAGGATCAAGTGCTAGAATCTCTTCTGAAGCGGTTTCCTTGAGGAGGTCGTCCCCACAGAGAGCGGATACATACACCCCTTCAGTGAGAGTCAGAGGAATTCGTCTGAACGTATTGAGTTCACATTCGCACTGGCGTGCTTCTTTTGCAGCAGTGAGATAGTGCTGTGCGGCAAAACGGAAGTGCTCTCTCGCTCTGGATATCTGGGACTGGTAAACGTACACGATAGCAGTTGACTTATACGTGCCCGCTAATCCGTACTCGGCAGTTGGCCGTTGCTTATCAGCCACCGTTCCACTTTCGAGGCGTTCCTTCCGCTTTTCGATACGACTTAGCCGGTTCTCTAACAGCTCTTCGAGACGTGCACGTTGTTTCTCAGTGAGGTCAGGCACCATTATCTTTCACCCGCCTGTAAGTCGACTATCGTCACCGCATCGACGCCGACTTCGACGCTTATGTCGGAGGTGATATCTGTAGAGGTTGTCAGTGTCCGGTCGCTAGCTCCCTCGACATCTCTAACAAAGACGATTTCCTTTCGCACGGCACCTTGGTCAAGTGCATCTTCGATGTCATCGTTTTCAGCGTTGTCGTAGGCAATGAGAGCAGGGCCAATTTCTGATTTATCATCATCTTTTGGCCATTGGAGACTAAGTCTGCGCTCCTCAGACGCGCTCGTCCAGACAGCCCCAATAAATCGACACCAACTGACCGGCCCAGTCAGATTGGATGATTGATAAGTGAGTTCGATACTTGCTCGTGATCAAGATCGATCGAATATCCCTGCTCATTGGCAATACTCACCATTGCGGTCGCCTCCACTGCCATGATTTGATCGATCACGTTGTCGGAGTGTCGTTCGCGTTCGTGGTAGCCAATAGCTGTGTGAATCCCACTCTCGAGTTGTGATTGGTCACCGGTATCAAGGCCGCGAGCAAACGCAAGAACTGCTTCTCCGTACTGCCGGTGGGGTTCGGGCTTCTTATTATTGATCGCTTCAAGTGATTTAAGATCGTCTTGGTCGAGCCTATCCAACATCGCTCCCACGAAAGTACGGGCAAGATAGTACTTGTCTGGTTTGAACACGATGTCGCCCTCGACAGCTTCAGTGCCTTCTTTGGGATCAAGATTGAAGATCTGTGAGGCTGCATCTTT
This portion of the Natronobeatus ordinarius genome encodes:
- a CDS encoding immunity 49 family protein, with protein sequence MVPDLTEKQRARLEELLENRLSRIEKRKERLESGTVADKQRPTAEYGLAGTYKSTAIVYVYQSQISRAREHFRFAAQHYLTAAKEARQCECELNTFRRIPLTLTEGVYVSALCGDDLLKETASEEILALDPAELPAHEYIEEPIDFPVDKFYASKCIAGSVLDRVADDHIDRLIDINEGKEGPHQLYGQAITDFASGIGVENTTLLKRGVELMLEYHDRQRHEDNVIDLIMALEATALLTIARQNGYGITVDSEFTPEDLVDAIV
- a CDS encoding immunity 49 family protein, whose product is MLKSEEKIRKKIERYQGLREYTFESLEEGRVPEENIPKVYLSAGSKGQKIGLYKLALGSCVEAVPDFQMSAEWYYKGARETRQRRESLSDDFEGGMRLLKYLYSAILSGDDALLEQATEIAFETHESHYHQFSTVHRYHLMNALAATVQETGDQQHHLDELEATLDDLPDDHPQYFGALWQALTGVVDRDEQAFEDGIAQFLEWHDDNVDFENKTSADDLVCLPVLTLVVLARRDGMDVSVDSPYVPDCVDDLV